Proteins encoded in a region of the Natator depressus isolate rNatDep1 chromosome 25, rNatDep2.hap1, whole genome shotgun sequence genome:
- the MPND gene encoding MPN domain-containing protein, with protein sequence MAALDADSPGAEECLEEDEEELETSLEDPENESAGKPAPGGRSCILTRRGITLRVLLKDGLIEPGAGVLSIYYLGKKFLGDLLPDGKITWQETGQVFNSPSAWATYCKKLVNPAKKSGCGWASVRYKGQKLDQCKAAWLKKHQPNAPAAEESLVSEGEEEELAEEEEDEAREGKIAISEPALGKKLEEKSRKHQSKSLVEQHNADNGPYGKRPESKNRTPVRYCTLGSRDSARNPHTLVEVTSFAAINKFQPFNVAISSNVLLLLDFHSHLTRSEVVGYLGGRWDTSSQVLTVLRAFPCRTRLGDAESAATVEEEICQNLFLRGLALVGWYHSHPFSHALPSLQDIDAQMDYQLKLQGSNNSFQPCLALICAPYYPGNQGMESKISPFWVMPPPEQRPNDYGIPMEVELTYVQDGFLTNDVLHEMMLLVEFYKGAPDLVKFQDIWSQEQTYLDKLKGSLASRTPKDQGFAHVLEQIYSLLKHSS encoded by the exons ATGGCAG CTCTGGATGCCGATTCTCCTGGAGCGGAGGAGTGCCTggaagaggatgaggaggagctggagacGAGCTTGGAAGACCCTGAGAATGAAAGCGCCGGGAAGCCGGCCCCAGGGGGGCGCAGCTGCATCCTCACCCGGCGCGGCATCACCCTGCGCGTGCTGCTCAAGGACGGCCTGATCGAGCCGGGGGCAGGTGTGCTCTCCATCTACTACCTG GGGAAGAAGTTCCTAGGGGACTTGCTACCTGATGGGAAGATCACCTGGCAGGAGACGGGGCAGGTGTTCAATTCACCCAGCGCCTGGGCCACATACTGCAAGAAGCTGGTGAACCCGGCGAAGAAATCAGGCTGCGGCTGGGCCTCGGTGAGGTACAAGGGGCAGAAGCTGGACCAGTGCAAGGCAGCCTGGCTGAAGAAGCACCAGCCCAATGCCCCCGCGGCCGAGGAG agtttGGTGAgcgaaggggaggaggaggaactggccgaggaggaggaggacgaggccAGGGAAGGTAAAATCGCCATCTCGGAGCCTGCGCTTGGCAAGAAACTGGAGGAGAAAAGCAGGAAGCACCAAAGCAAGAGCCTGGTGGAGCAACACAATGCTG ATAACGGGCCCTACGGGAAGAGACCGGAGAGCAAGAACCGCACCCCCGTCCGTTACTGCACGTTGGGAAGCCGGGACTCTGCCAG GAACCCGCACACCCTCGTGGAAGTGACCTCCTTCGCGGCAATCAACAAGTTCCAGCCGTTCAACGTGGCCATCTCCAGTAacgtgctgctgctgctg GACTTTCACAGCCACCTAACGAGGAGCGAGGTGGTTGGCTACCTGGGAGGCAGGTGGGACACCAGCAGCCAGG TGCTGACGGTGCTGCGAGCGTTCCCCTGCCGGACGCGCCTCGGAGACGCCGAATCGGCAGCCACCGTCGAGGAGGAG ATCTGCCAGAACCTCTTCCTGCGGGGGCTGGCGCTGGTGGGCTGGTACCACAGCCACCCCTTCAGCCACGCCCTCCCCTCGCTGCAGGACATCGACGCCCAGATGGATTACCAGCTCAAGCTGCAGGGCAGCAACAACAGcttccagccctgcctggccctCATCTGTG caccaTACTATCCCGGCAACCAAGGCATGGAGTCCAAAATCTCGCCCTTCTGGGTCATGCCACCTCCTGAG CAAAGGCCCAACGATTATGGCATCCCCATGGAAGTGGAGCTCACCTACGTGCAGGACGGGTTTCTCACCAATGACGTCCTCCATGAGATG ATGCTGCTGGTTGAGTTTTACAAAGGGGCTCCGGACCTGGTGAAGTTTCAAGATATATGGAGCCAGGAGCAGACCTACTTGGACAAACTAAAG GGCTCCCTCGCCTCCAGGACTCCCAAAGATCAGGGCTTCGCCCACGTCCTGGAACAGATTTACAGCCTCCTCAAGCACAGCAGCTGA
- the SH3GL1 gene encoding endophilin-A2 isoform X2 — protein MSVAGLKKQFYKASQLVSEKVGGAEGTKLDDDFKEMEKKVDVTSKAVTEVLTRTTEYLQPNPASRAKLTMLNTMSKIRGQVKNPGYPQSEGLLGESMIRYGKELGDESNFGDALLDAGEAMKRLAEVKDSLDIEVKQNFIDPLQNLCDKDLKEIQHHLKKLEGRRLDFDYKKKRQGKIPDEELRQALEKFEESKEIAETSMHNLLETDIEQVSQLSALVDAQVDYHRQAVQILDELAEKLKRRMKEASSRPKREYKPKPRETYDFGDADQSNGGFSCNPTPKVSASSSFRSDKPSRTPSRSISHLDQPCCKALYDFEPENDGELGFREGDIITLTNQIDENWYEGMINGQSGFFPLNYVEVLVPLPQ, from the exons CTGGTCAGCGAGAAGGTCGGTGGAGCTGAAGGGACCAAGCTCGATGATGACTtcaaagaaatggaaaag AAAGTGGATGTTACCAGCAAGGCAGTCACAGAAGTATTAACCAGAACTACAGAATACCTGCAGCCCAACCCAG CTTCCAGAGCCAAGCTAACAATGCTCAACACGATGTCGAAGATCCGCGGGCAGGTGAAAAACCCTGGCTATCCACAGTCGGAAGGGCTCCTAGGGGAGAGCATGATCCGGTATGGGAAGGAGTTGGGCGACGAGTCCAATTTCG GTGATGCACTTCTTGATGCTGGCGAAGCTATGAAACGATTGGCTGAAGTGAAAGACTCGCTGGATATTGAAGTCAAACAGAACTTTATCGATCCTCTCCAGAACCTGTGCGACAAAGACCTGAAAGAGATCCAG CACCATCTTAAGAAGCTGGAGGGCAGGCGCCTGGACTTTGACTACAAGAAAAAACGTCAGGGGAAGATCCCGGATGAGGAGCTCCGCCAGGCCCTGGAGAAATTTGAAGAGTCCAAGGAAATAGCTGAGACGAGTATGCACAACCTCCTGGAGACTGAC ATTGAGCAAGTAAGCCAGCTCTCAGCCCTGGTGGATGCCCAGGTAGATTACCACAGACAAGCAGTGCAGATCCTGGATGAGCTTGCAGAGAAACTCAAACGCAG AATGAAGGAGGCCTCTTCACGCCCCAAGCGGGAGTACAAACCTAAGCCCAGAGAGACGTATGACTTTGGAGACGCCGACCAGTCCAACGGAGGCTTTTCTtgcaaccccacccccaaagtcTCAG CTTCCTCCTCTTTTCGATCCGACAAGCCATCCCGGACCCCCAGCAGGAGTATTT CTCACCTGGACCAGCCCTGCTGCAAGGCGCTCTATGACTTTGAACCCGAAAACGACGGCGAGCTGGGCTTTAGGGAGGGTGACATCATCACGCTGACCAATCAGATTGACGAAAACTGGTACGAGGGCATGATCAACGGCCAGTCTGGCTTCTTCCCACTCAACTACGTGGAAGTGCTGGTCCCGCTACCACAGTGA
- the SH3GL1 gene encoding endophilin-A2 isoform X1, whose protein sequence is MSVAGLKKQFYKASQLVSEKVGGAEGTKLDDDFKEMEKKVDVTSKAVTEVLTRTTEYLQPNPASRAKLTMLNTMSKIRGQVKNPGYPQSEGLLGESMIRYGKELGDESNFGDALLDAGEAMKRLAEVKDSLDIEVKQNFIDPLQNLCDKDLKEIQHHLKKLEGRRLDFDYKKKRQGKIPDEELRQALEKFEESKEIAETSMHNLLETDIEQVSQLSALVDAQVDYHRQAVQILDELAEKLKRRMKEASSRPKREYKPKPRETYDFGDADQSNGGFSCNPTPKVSAHLDQPCCKALYDFEPENDGELGFREGDIITLTNQIDENWYEGMINGQSGFFPLNYVEVLVPLPQ, encoded by the exons CTGGTCAGCGAGAAGGTCGGTGGAGCTGAAGGGACCAAGCTCGATGATGACTtcaaagaaatggaaaag AAAGTGGATGTTACCAGCAAGGCAGTCACAGAAGTATTAACCAGAACTACAGAATACCTGCAGCCCAACCCAG CTTCCAGAGCCAAGCTAACAATGCTCAACACGATGTCGAAGATCCGCGGGCAGGTGAAAAACCCTGGCTATCCACAGTCGGAAGGGCTCCTAGGGGAGAGCATGATCCGGTATGGGAAGGAGTTGGGCGACGAGTCCAATTTCG GTGATGCACTTCTTGATGCTGGCGAAGCTATGAAACGATTGGCTGAAGTGAAAGACTCGCTGGATATTGAAGTCAAACAGAACTTTATCGATCCTCTCCAGAACCTGTGCGACAAAGACCTGAAAGAGATCCAG CACCATCTTAAGAAGCTGGAGGGCAGGCGCCTGGACTTTGACTACAAGAAAAAACGTCAGGGGAAGATCCCGGATGAGGAGCTCCGCCAGGCCCTGGAGAAATTTGAAGAGTCCAAGGAAATAGCTGAGACGAGTATGCACAACCTCCTGGAGACTGAC ATTGAGCAAGTAAGCCAGCTCTCAGCCCTGGTGGATGCCCAGGTAGATTACCACAGACAAGCAGTGCAGATCCTGGATGAGCTTGCAGAGAAACTCAAACGCAG AATGAAGGAGGCCTCTTCACGCCCCAAGCGGGAGTACAAACCTAAGCCCAGAGAGACGTATGACTTTGGAGACGCCGACCAGTCCAACGGAGGCTTTTCTtgcaaccccacccccaaagtcTCAG CTCACCTGGACCAGCCCTGCTGCAAGGCGCTCTATGACTTTGAACCCGAAAACGACGGCGAGCTGGGCTTTAGGGAGGGTGACATCATCACGCTGACCAATCAGATTGACGAAAACTGGTACGAGGGCATGATCAACGGCCAGTCTGGCTTCTTCCCACTCAACTACGTGGAAGTGCTGGTCCCGCTACCACAGTGA